One Mycoplasma wenyonii str. Massachusetts DNA window includes the following coding sequences:
- a CDS encoding large ribosomal subunit protein bL28 produces MGNRLDRVTNRSAKTGNNRSKAMNATKRAWNLNIQKFQLIDARTGKPIKVKTSVKTVRTWKKQGKVK; encoded by the coding sequence ATGGGTAATAGATTAGATAGAGTTACTAATAGATCTGCAAAGACTGGGAATAATAGATCTAAAGCTATGAATGCTACTAAGAGAGCTTGAAATTTAAATATTCAAAAGTTTCAATTAATAGATGCAAGAACAGGAAAGCCCATTAAGGTTAAAACTTCAGTTAAGACTGTAAGAACTTGAAAGAAACAAGGAAAGGTTAAGTAG
- a CDS encoding PolC-type DNA polymerase III, protein MERVSWLLVEELKLFEKKEFEALLSRASFNWEFSPNQDSFYLIVNYFGEPNPEELFKFFNYSSGSCSIVVRLSYLYNTKTFHRLLSNWFKAFAAFKDDGQTKIFLENFTEDYVCFEFPQLIFKTTDVAYEKYFDQHLSNLKAFLEYVFEQKQLFISVAKVDSVVVVPPPEQILEEDVTVKEAPLIAKETEVLGAIQTIDSKVKGIFKLYLLEEIDSYSYRGQSMYKVAFTNFSEHYILLLGRLITPEKKAEYLKILKVEEWFEVEIQLDVKSSTSSKTLSNYDGWLISCASVDYPKGLSLEDNSPKKAFSLNVYTKYSSFDGLFNSDQWSEKAKALGHEVVAFTDFNNVHVFPEAEKSAKKYGLKPLYGSEIEVISDNIKILSNLQLLDPEKPIVFSIFDLETTGLNPLFDEIIEIYIVKYSNGTIIDNYHSYLKCEKELSNEIVNLTNITAEKLDMLGRNKLEVLREVKEYVEGTVLMAHNGLEFDLPFLNAQYKKAEMEPLVAPLLDTLLLAKAIEGEKKSKSYSLLALSKKMSLHIAEKELHSAEYDTHCLVRLWKYWEKQLNELDIDPYSYGGLDSLNDSFDPKKILKNYFGSNVIFFAKNQTGIRDLYELISKAHIDYFVDKPQLHWEAINAKRKNLILISSPTNSVILDALFKDDFALFESEGKKLDYLSLPPPSHFLHEIHRGRYTEEEIKNLLKKFYQWAKSCNFKLIANYCLKFQWYEEIEQYKVLVHAKSIGGKRHPLYSSKFSNEVLPDYSLRTTERFIQEFEFLNLSEEEKEELFFKYREEIVKSISSKIKINLSTLSIPKIDKAYENIQEYIASTLEKKYGPKPNVYLKTTLDRELQGIKENGYETVYWCAHLLVKKSKSEGFLVGSRGSVGSSFLAYVLEISEVNPLPPHYYCSKCSYFELKENTQESGFDLRKKKCPNCYIDLQTDGQCIPFETFLGLERNKVPDIDLNFSGQYQQKAHNFLRELFGREYTFRAGTISAIAEKTAFALAKNYLTDNEIAFNKGKLHWLSYNLTDIKRTTGQHPGGIIVIPKGDSIYRYTPLNYPANDTESEWLTTHFEKDALKDSLFKFDILGQDDPTILALLSKFTNLRLDNISYDDKKILQMFSDISVLEIPESKLEIVGETVGTLGLPEFGTEKTREIVKACKSKINYFADLIRISGISHGKNVWKNNIDRLISNQKFQLSEVITCRDDIMNYLLDKKIGIDKAFRIAESVRNGRGIPEEYLPLLREVNVPEWYIACANKITYIFPKAHATAYVLMCWKIAYFKLYYPVEFYAAYFTITNKHFDIESLVSNDLLEIKRKYQEYKIIVKNKASRENAEKSKYLVMIYEVALEMIARGIKFRMVQLNESLASTFKPDRENRTVLLPFSSILGLGAVTASQLEEERNENGAYKDRADLESRVKLNVNILKLFERLRIITPKYS, encoded by the coding sequence ATGGAAAGAGTCAGTTGATTACTTGTAGAGGAGTTAAAGCTATTTGAGAAAAAAGAGTTTGAAGCATTATTAAGTAGAGCCAGCTTTAATTGAGAGTTTTCTCCCAATCAAGACTCTTTCTATTTAATAGTTAATTATTTCGGAGAGCCTAATCCAGAAGAGTTATTTAAGTTCTTTAATTACTCCTCTGGAAGTTGTTCAATAGTTGTTAGATTAAGTTATCTTTACAACACTAAGACTTTTCACAGACTCTTGTCAAATTGGTTTAAAGCCTTTGCCGCTTTCAAAGATGATGGACAAACAAAGATTTTTCTCGAAAACTTTACTGAGGATTATGTTTGTTTTGAATTTCCACAATTGATATTCAAAACCACAGATGTAGCTTACGAGAAGTATTTTGATCAACACCTTTCTAACTTAAAAGCCTTCTTAGAGTACGTATTTGAGCAAAAACAACTATTTATCTCTGTTGCAAAGGTAGATAGTGTTGTAGTAGTACCACCACCAGAGCAGATACTAGAGGAAGATGTAACTGTTAAGGAAGCCCCTTTAATAGCAAAAGAGACAGAAGTATTGGGAGCAATACAAACTATTGACTCTAAGGTAAAAGGTATTTTCAAGCTCTATCTCCTAGAAGAGATAGATAGCTACAGTTACAGAGGTCAGAGTATGTATAAGGTAGCTTTTACTAACTTCTCCGAGCACTACATATTACTACTAGGTAGATTAATTACTCCAGAAAAGAAAGCAGAATATCTAAAGATACTAAAAGTTGAAGAGTGATTTGAGGTAGAAATTCAACTAGATGTAAAGAGTTCTACTAGTTCAAAAACTCTATCTAACTATGATGGTTGACTAATTAGTTGTGCTTCAGTTGATTATCCAAAGGGATTAAGTCTAGAAGATAACTCACCAAAGAAAGCCTTTTCCTTAAATGTATATACCAAATACTCTAGCTTTGATGGGTTATTTAACTCAGATCAATGATCAGAAAAAGCTAAAGCACTTGGGCACGAGGTAGTTGCATTCACTGATTTCAATAATGTACATGTTTTTCCAGAAGCTGAAAAGAGTGCAAAGAAATATGGTCTAAAACCTCTATATGGTTCAGAGATAGAAGTTATCTCTGACAATATAAAGATTCTCTCTAATCTTCAGTTATTAGATCCAGAGAAGCCAATAGTTTTTTCTATCTTTGACCTAGAAACTACAGGCTTAAATCCCCTCTTTGACGAAATAATAGAAATCTACATAGTTAAGTACAGTAATGGAACCATTATTGATAACTATCACAGTTATTTGAAGTGTGAGAAAGAGTTAAGTAATGAGATAGTAAATCTAACAAACATAACAGCTGAAAAGCTTGATATGTTAGGAAGAAATAAGTTAGAGGTATTAAGGGAAGTTAAAGAGTATGTTGAGGGAACTGTCTTAATGGCTCACAATGGGTTAGAGTTTGACCTCCCATTCTTAAATGCTCAATACAAGAAAGCAGAAATGGAACCACTTGTAGCTCCTTTATTAGACACACTTTTACTAGCAAAAGCTATAGAAGGAGAGAAGAAATCTAAGTCTTACTCTCTTTTAGCTCTTTCTAAGAAGATGTCACTCCATATAGCAGAGAAGGAACTCCACTCCGCAGAGTATGACACTCACTGTTTAGTAAGACTCTGAAAATACTGAGAGAAACAACTAAATGAACTAGATATAGATCCTTATAGCTATGGAGGACTAGATAGTCTTAATGATTCTTTTGATCCCAAAAAGATACTAAAAAATTATTTTGGTTCCAATGTAATCTTCTTTGCCAAGAATCAAACAGGAATAAGAGATTTATATGAGCTTATTTCTAAAGCCCATATAGATTACTTTGTTGATAAACCACAACTGCATTGAGAGGCTATTAATGCAAAGAGAAAGAATTTAATACTAATCTCTTCCCCAACCAATAGTGTGATTTTGGATGCACTATTCAAGGATGACTTTGCACTCTTTGAGTCAGAAGGAAAGAAATTAGATTATCTGAGTCTTCCTCCACCATCTCACTTTCTACATGAGATTCACAGAGGGAGATATACAGAAGAAGAAATAAAGAATCTCTTAAAGAAGTTCTATCAATGAGCTAAAAGCTGCAATTTCAAGCTAATAGCCAATTATTGTCTGAAATTTCAATGATATGAGGAGATAGAACAATACAAAGTACTAGTACATGCTAAGAGTATTGGGGGGAAGAGACACCCTCTTTATTCCTCCAAATTTAGTAATGAGGTATTACCAGATTACTCTCTTAGAACTACAGAGAGATTCATTCAAGAGTTTGAGTTCTTAAATCTTTCAGAGGAAGAAAAGGAAGAGCTATTCTTCAAGTACAGAGAAGAGATAGTTAAATCTATCTCTTCAAAAATTAAGATCAATCTCTCTACTTTATCTATACCTAAGATAGATAAAGCTTATGAAAACATACAGGAATATATTGCTAGTACTTTAGAGAAAAAGTATGGACCTAAACCCAATGTTTATCTAAAAACTACCTTAGATAGAGAGTTACAGGGAATTAAAGAGAATGGATATGAGACTGTTTATTGGTGTGCACACTTATTAGTTAAAAAATCTAAGTCTGAGGGATTCTTGGTGGGTTCAAGAGGTTCTGTTGGTTCTTCTTTCTTAGCTTATGTACTAGAAATAAGTGAGGTAAATCCTTTACCACCACACTACTACTGTAGTAAGTGTTCTTATTTTGAACTAAAGGAGAATACCCAAGAGTCAGGGTTTGATCTTCGAAAAAAGAAGTGTCCTAATTGTTATATAGATTTGCAAACAGATGGTCAGTGTATTCCCTTCGAGACTTTCTTGGGATTAGAAAGAAATAAGGTACCAGACATTGACCTAAACTTTTCAGGTCAATATCAACAAAAAGCACACAACTTCTTAAGAGAGTTATTTGGGAGAGAATATACCTTTAGAGCAGGGACTATCTCTGCAATAGCAGAGAAAACAGCCTTTGCTTTAGCTAAAAACTATCTAACAGATAATGAGATTGCATTCAATAAGGGAAAGCTACACTGACTTTCTTACAACCTAACAGATATAAAGAGAACCACTGGACAACACCCCGGAGGAATAATAGTTATTCCTAAAGGAGATTCAATTTATAGATATACTCCCTTGAACTATCCAGCAAATGACACAGAAAGTGAGTGACTAACTACTCACTTCGAAAAAGATGCACTCAAAGACTCACTCTTTAAGTTCGATATCTTAGGACAAGATGATCCAACTATACTAGCCTTACTCTCTAAGTTCACAAATCTGAGACTAGACAATATTAGTTACGACGACAAAAAGATACTACAGATGTTCAGTGATATCTCTGTATTAGAAATACCAGAGAGCAAATTAGAGATTGTAGGAGAAACTGTCGGCACGCTAGGATTACCTGAATTTGGAACTGAAAAAACTAGAGAGATAGTTAAAGCTTGCAAGAGCAAAATTAATTATTTTGCAGATCTAATAAGAATTTCTGGTATTAGCCACGGAAAGAATGTTTGAAAGAACAACATTGATAGATTGATCTCTAATCAAAAGTTCCAGTTAAGTGAGGTTATTACCTGCAGAGATGACATTATGAATTACTTATTAGATAAGAAGATAGGTATTGATAAGGCCTTTAGGATTGCCGAGAGTGTTAGAAATGGTAGAGGAATACCAGAGGAATATCTACCTCTCTTGAGAGAAGTTAATGTGCCAGAGTGATATATAGCTTGTGCAAATAAGATAACCTATATCTTTCCTAAGGCACACGCAACAGCGTATGTCTTAATGTGTTGAAAGATAGCTTACTTTAAGCTTTACTATCCTGTAGAGTTCTATGCAGCTTATTTCACTATTACTAATAAACACTTTGATATAGAGTCCTTAGTATCCAATGACTTATTAGAGATAAAGAGAAAATATCAGGAATACAAGATCATAGTTAAGAATAAGGCTAGTAGAGAAAATGCAGAGAAGTCAAAGTATTTAGTAATGATCTATGAGGTTGCATTAGAGATGATAGCGAGAGGTATTAAGTTCAGAATGGTTCAACTAAATGAGTCTTTGGCTTCTACCTTTAAGCCTGATAGAGAGAACAGAACTGTATTATTACCTTTTTCTTCAATACTAGGTTTAGGGGCAGTTACAGCCTCTCAACTAGAAGAGGAGAGAAATGAGAATGGAGCTTATAAAGATAGAGCAGATCTAGAGTCCAGAGTTAAGTTGAATGTAAATATTTTGAAGCTATTTGAGAGACTAAGAATAATAACTCCTAAATATAGTTAA
- a CDS encoding tRNA (adenine(22)-N(1))-methyltransferase TrmK — protein sequence MRRIKKIAEFLSAILPPNNTSLLVDIGSDLGFLGLELLKQERVKEVWNIELSKVSLENSRELYLKRDLDSKTRFIYSDGFSELISEELRDYQEIVIVLAGLGSKKIISILEGLPESWKTKKIWLCCLPHAFPEKLRAWIERSEWEKVKEESFSLREKSYVLFLLSNL from the coding sequence ATAAGGAGGATTAAGAAGATAGCAGAGTTTCTCTCTGCTATTTTGCCTCCTAATAATACTTCTTTATTGGTTGATATAGGTTCAGATTTAGGTTTTCTGGGATTAGAGTTACTCAAGCAAGAAAGAGTTAAAGAAGTTTGGAATATAGAGTTAAGCAAAGTATCTTTAGAGAACTCTAGAGAGCTTTATCTCAAGAGAGACTTAGACTCTAAAACTAGATTTATTTATTCAGATGGGTTTTCTGAGCTAATTTCAGAAGAACTAAGAGATTACCAAGAGATAGTTATTGTATTAGCTGGATTGGGCTCTAAAAAGATTATCTCTATATTAGAAGGCTTACCAGAGAGTTGAAAGACTAAGAAGATTTGACTTTGTTGTTTGCCACACGCCTTCCCAGAGAAATTAAGAGCTTGAATAGAAAGAAGTGAGTGAGAGAAAGTTAAGGAAGAAAGTTTTAGTCTAAGAGAAAAGAGTTATGTTTTGTTTTTATTGAGCAACTTGTAA
- the rpsD gene encoding 30S ribosomal protein S4, producing MSRYLGPMYRKARQYGFSFYEDGREFSKGKQREYPPGQHGATKHKKQSLHGEQLREKQKIALLYGLREKQMRRFFHIAQKMKGALAFNFLLLLESKLDNLVFRSGFANTRRGARQLVSHGHILLNGKKVDIPSYIVPLGSTIEVVEKSRHLPIVNYFPEFSPLPFLEAEGKYKTTYKRYPQRSELNLELNEVSATEWYKRYS from the coding sequence ATGTCTAGATATCTAGGACCTATGTACAGAAAAGCCAGACAATATGGCTTTTCTTTTTATGAAGATGGAAGAGAGTTCAGTAAAGGGAAGCAAAGAGAGTATCCTCCGGGTCAACATGGAGCAACTAAACATAAAAAACAAAGCTTACATGGAGAGCAGCTAAGAGAAAAGCAAAAGATTGCTTTGCTTTATGGGTTGAGAGAAAAGCAAATGAGAAGATTCTTTCACATCGCTCAAAAGATGAAAGGAGCTCTTGCATTTAATTTCTTACTACTTCTAGAAAGTAAGTTAGATAATTTGGTATTCAGATCTGGGTTTGCTAATACCAGAAGAGGAGCTAGACAATTAGTTTCACATGGTCATATCTTGTTGAATGGGAAAAAGGTAGATATTCCTTCTTATATAGTTCCTTTAGGTTCAACTATTGAAGTAGTAGAAAAGAGTAGACACTTACCAATAGTTAATTACTTCCCAGAGTTCTCACCTTTACCATTTCTAGAAGCAGAAGGTAAATATAAGACTACATATAAGAGATATCCTCAAAGATCAGAGCTGAATCTAGAGTTAAATGAAGTATCTGCTACTGAGTGATACAAAAGATATAGCTAA